Proteins encoded together in one Falco peregrinus isolate bFalPer1 chromosome 2, bFalPer1.pri, whole genome shotgun sequence window:
- the YWHAH gene encoding 14-3-3 protein eta encodes MGDREQLLQRARLAEQAERYDDMASAMKSVTELNEPLSNEDRNLLSVAYKNVVGARRSSWRVISSIEQKTMADGNEKKLEKVKAYREKIEKELETVCNDVLALLDKYLIKNCNDFQYESKVFYLKMKGDYYRYLAEVAAGEKKNSVVEASEAAYKEAFEISKEHMQPTHPIRLGLALNFSVFYYEIQNAPEQACLLAKQAFDDAIAELDTLNEDSYKDSTLIMQLLRDNLTLWTSDQQDEEAGEGNN; translated from the exons ATGGGGGACcgagagcagctgctgcagcgaGCCCGCCTGGCCGAGCAGGCGGAGCGATACGACGACATGGCCTCGGCCATGAAGTCG GTAACTGAGCTAAATGAGCCTCTCTCAAATGAGGATCGAAACCTGCTGTCTGTAGCCTACAAGAATGTAGTCGGGGCTAGACGATCTTCCTGGCGCGTCATCAGCAGCATAGAGCAGAAGACTATGGCAGATGGGAATgagaagaagctggagaaggttAAAGCCTATAGGGAGAAGATAGAAAAGGAGCTTGAGACAGTCTGCAATGATGTTTTGGCTCTCCTAGATAAATACTTGATCAAGAACTGCAATGACTTCCAGTATGAGAGCAAGGTCttttatctgaaaatgaaagggGATTACTACCGCTATTTGGCAGAAGTTGCTGCTGGAGAGAAGAAGAACAGTGTTGTGGAAGCCTCAGAAGCTGCCTATAAAGAGGCTTTTGAGATCAGCAAAGAGCACATGCAGCCCACTCACCCAATTAGGCTTGGGCTGGCACTCAATTTCTCGGTGTTCTACTATGAAATCCAGAATGCTCCTGAGCAGGCCTGCCTTTTAGCCAAACAAGCCTTTGATGATGCCATAGCAGAGCTGGACACACTAAATGAGGATTCCTACAAGGACTCCACTCTCATCATGCAGTTACTTCGAGATAACCTCACTCTGTGGACGAGTGATCAGCAAGATGAAGAAGCAGGAGAGGGGAATAATTAG
- the ANHX gene encoding LOW QUALITY PROTEIN: anomalous homeobox protein (The sequence of the model RefSeq protein was modified relative to this genomic sequence to represent the inferred CDS: deleted 2 bases in 1 codon) codes for MKRFMAMLNRNKNKDPPPAKLLDLAGQLCQDLQSSSSNLEKLVGAMMGCKHKMSFLTNIHVVRACVFIHIRNGQHDTACRLLECCKAEEKEELVQLWHEVHYRRAMEKHRTDFLTPLQKFRCRKRNPPPISLCPEGLKNRNYSDEVRQQLHRFAAEVTTNPNKKQREGLARDMNLQPIQVYNWFANYRRRQKSCLPRAEKLNNSCPERPLTYHTKERQDEESYTPQTADGSCVGIGSEQIEMTLVPCDPGWEQPAADLHKPPEGTYLKMMESSFMQSSEMYEARTSAAALTTHSAEQPVAFCTEAVLEPGTCFNSAVLQPREVASSTNASPHLDNFFLCSCGSLTFPDECLAAWQAPCSSRGDPGSMWTPSIEAGIRASLSRVPQGGCTEASSGGIIQQSDLEVESFILRERQLGTLETILPHSSCQTVFGKPQCPLVSVPCVEESQAWGQRQVRTHLMFRERSLALYMLSSCSSHTGDAKPHIIFRMKRV; via the exons ATGAAGCGGTTCATGGCCATgttaaacaggaataaaaacaaGGATCCCCCACCTGCCAAGCTGCTGGATCTAGCAGGACAGCTTTGCCAGGACCTCCAGAGCTCGTCTTCTAATCTGGAGAAGTTGGTTGGGGCCATGATGGGATGCAAACACAAGATGTCTTTTCTCACAAACATCCACGTTGTCCGAGCTTGTGTGTTCATTCATATCCGTAACGGGCAGCATGACACAGCCTGCAGACTCCTGGAG TGTTGcaaggcagaagagaaggagGAGCTGGTGCAACTTTGGCATGAGGTTCACTACCGGAGGGCTATGGAGAAACACCGCACGGATTTTCTGACACCACTGCAGAAATTCCGTTGCAGGAAGAG GAATCCACCACCTATTTCCCTTTGTCCTGAAGGTTTGAAGAATCGAAACTATTCAGATGAAGTACgccagcagctgcacaggtTTGCTGCAGAGGTGACAACAAATCCAAATAAGAAACAGCGG GAGGGATTGGCTCGGGACATGAACTTGCAGCCAATTCAGGTCTATAACTGGTTTGCAAATTACCGACGACGTCAAAAATCCTGCCTTCCTCGTGCGGAAAAGCTCAACAACTCATGTCCTGAGAGGCCTTTGACTTACCACACAAAGGAGCGGCAGGATGAAGAATCCTACACTCCACAAACTGCAG ATGGATCTTGTGTGGGCATCGGCTCTGAGCAAATAGAGATGACCCTCGTGCCTTGTGACCCAGGGtgggagcagccagctgcagatCTGCATAAGCCTCCTGAAGGAACATATTTAAAGATGATGGAATCCAG CTTTATGCAGAGCAGTGAGATGTATGAAGCGAGGACAAGCGCGGCTGCTTTGACTACTCACAGCGCTGAACAACCTGTAGCTTTTTGTACTGAGGCTGTGCTGGAACCAGGAACCTGCTTTAactctgctgtcctgcagcccagAGAGGTAGCAAGCAGTACTAATGCCAGCCCCCATCTGGAtaactttttcctctgctcttgtGGGTCCCTTACCTTCCCAGATGAATGCCTGGCCGCGTGGCAGGccccttgcagcagcagaggagaccCTGGCTCCATGTGGACCCCAAGTATAGAAG cagGTATCAGAGCTTCCTTGAGCAGAGTCCCTCAAGGTGGCTGTACTGAGGCCAGTTCAGGAGGAATCATTCAGCAGTCAGATTTAGAGGTTGAAAGCTTCATCCTTAGAGAAAGACAGCTAGGGACCCTGGAAACTATTCTTCCCCACAG ttcctgTCAGACTGTGTTTGGCAAGCCTCAGTGCCCACTTGTTTCTGTACCCTGCGTGGAAGAAAGCCAAGCCTGGGGACAACGCCAGGTA AGAACACACCTAATGTTCAGAGAAAGGAGCTTAGCCCTATACATGCTATCCAGCTGTAGCTCTCACACAGGGGATGCAAAACCTCACATCATATTTAGGATGAAACGTGTTTGA